The following proteins are encoded in a genomic region of Zea mays cultivar B73 chromosome 9, Zm-B73-REFERENCE-NAM-5.0, whole genome shotgun sequence:
- the LOC111590172 gene encoding uncharacterized protein — MDPTIARRRLIAKVVVLVAVMSAWLDAWLRHRLHARRSITYGPMHQRDQERQNNLRFIYESTDVECVDLLRMRRAPFMQLCDLFRTRQLLRDSIHSSVEEQVAMFLHVVGHNQRFRVVHMTFRRSIETINRYFREVLYAVGELRNEMILPPSTATPTKIRDSHRWYPYFKDCIGAIDGTHVLARVPRNQRAAFLGRKHTTTQNILAAVDFDLRFTYVLAGWEGSTHDALILADALEREDGLKVPQGKFYLVDAGYAVRPGFLPPYRATRYHLSEYGGRNPQNPKELFNLRHSSLRVTIERAFGALKDRFKILYNKPFHPYKTQDHPKDVDYLNRPIENYMAMQIIFGSGVATGRFAMGSNEPLGKPSDIVDILDDGIEVTSEFVDASNLTGKGKTVDKGTPGDSIDTKPMSNLGKRKSIRAEAAPGIYNVVINCPGFSREALMYALNHMMEHKATSLVFLDMTPDDRDLWLKTFLAKHYHN; from the exons ATGGATCCTACTATTGCACGTCGGCGGCTAATTGCAAAGGTTGTGGTCCTTGTAGCAGTTATGTCAGCCTGGTTGGATGCATGGTTGAGGCACCGACTACATGCTAGGAGGTCTATCACTTATGGCCCAATGCACCAAAGAGACCAAGAGAGACAAAACAACCTGAGATTCATTTATGAATCCACTGATGTTGAGTGTGTTGACTTACTTAGGATGAGAAGGGCCCCTTTTATGCAGTTGTGTGACCTTTTTCGCACTAGGCAGCTATTGAGAGATAGTATTCATAGCTCAGTAGAGGAGCAGGTTGCCATGTTTTTACATGTGGTAGGTCATAATCAAAGGTTTAGAGTTGTACACATGACCTTTCGAAGGTCTATTGAGACCATCAACAGATACTTCAGGGAAGTATTGTATGCGGTTGGTGAACTGAGAAATGAAATGATCTTGCCACCTTCAACTGCTACACCAACCAAAATTAGAGATAGCCACAGATGGTACCCCTATTTCAAG GACTGTATTGGTGCCATTGATGGCACTCATGTGCTAGCAAGAGTTCCTAGAAATCAGAGGGCTGCCTTCCTTGGCAGGAAACACACCACAACACAGAACATCTTAGCTGCTGTAGACTTTGATCTAAGGTTTACATATGTTCTTGCTGGCTGGGAGGGATCAACACATGATGCCCTTATCCTTGCTGATGCCCTTGAGAGAGAAGATGGTCTAAAAGTGCCCCAAG GTAAATTTTACCTTGTGGATGCTGGTTATGCTGTCAGGCCTGGGTTTTTACCCCCTTACCGTGCCACACGGTACCACTTGAGTGAATATGGGGGGAGGAATCCACAGAACCCAAAAGAGCTCTTCAACCTTAGACATTCATCACTAAGGGTGACAATAGAGAGGGCCTTCGGTGCTTTGAAGGACAGATTCAAAATATTATACAACAAACCTTTCCATCCATACAAGACACAA GATCACCCAAAAGATGTTGATTACCTCAATAGGCCCATAGAGAACTATATGGCTATGCAAATCATTTTTGGAAGTGGGGTTGCCACTGGTAGGTTTGCAATGGGTTCAAATGAGCCTTTGGGCAAGCCAAGTGACATTGTTGACATCTTAGATGATGGCATTGAAGTGACCTCAGAGTTTGTTGATGCTTCCAATCTAACTGGCAAGGGAAAGACTGTTGATAAGGGTACCCCTGGTGACTCCATTGATACCAAGCCTATGTCCAACTTAGGGAAGAGGAAGAG CATCCGTGCTGAAGCAGCACCTGGGATCTACAATGTTGTAATCAACTGTCCTGGGTTCTCTAGGGAGGCTCTCATGTATGCCCTAAACCACATGATGGAGCACAAGGCCACCTCCCTGGTGTTCCTGGACATGACTCCTGATGATCGTGACCTATGGCTCAAGACTTTCCTAGCCAAGCACTACCACAACTGA
- the LOC100193115 gene encoding probable acetyltransferase NATA1-like, with product MAAAPCSTTFSGDVWAELRLASASDVPHIHRLIHQMAEFELLTDLFAATEELLTSTLFPSPTPPPFTSFTALILDLSPSPVAPDPSSTIASRRLDLSASPLADPEAAAFASPRGGGRVTAGFVICFPNYSTFLSKPGLYVEDIFVRAPWRRRGLGRMMLSAVAGRAAELGMGRVEWCVLDWNKNAIDFYEGMGADVLPQWRICRLAGKALDKYKGSAGGKAAAAE from the coding sequence ATGGCGGCGGCGCCCTGCTCTACCACCTTCTCCGGCGACGTGtgggcggagctgcgcctggcctCCGCTAGCGATGTGCCGCACATCCACCGCCTGATACACCAGATGGCCGAGTTCGAGCTCCTCACCGACCTCTTCGCCGCCACCGAAGAGCTGCTCACCTCCACGCTCTTCCCCTCGCCGACGCCGCCTCCCTTCACCTCCTTCACAGCCCTCATCCTCGACCTATCCCCCTCCCCCGTCGCCCCCGACCCCTCGTCCACCATCGCCTCCCGCCGCCTCGACCTCTCCGCGTCCCCGCTCGCGGACCCCGAGGCCGCCGCCTTCGCCTCCCCGCGCGGAGGCGGGCGCGTCACGGCCGGGTTCGTGATCTGCTTCCCCAACTACTCCACCTTCCTCTCCAAGCCCGGGCTCTACGTGGAGGACATCTTCGTGCGCGCGCCCTGGCGCCGCCGCGGGCTCGGCCGGATGATGCTGTCCGCCGTCGCCGGCAGGGCGGCCGAGCTCGGGATGGGCCGGGTGGAGTGGTGCGTGCTCGACTGGAACAAGAACGCCATCGACTTCTACGAGGGCATGGGCGCTGACGTGCTCCCGCAGTGGCGCATCTGCCGGCTCGCCGGCAAAGCGCTGGACAAGTACAAGGGGTCCGCCGGCGGGAAGGCTGCGGCTGCGGAATAG